From a region of the Theobroma cacao cultivar B97-61/B2 chromosome 8, Criollo_cocoa_genome_V2, whole genome shotgun sequence genome:
- the LOC18591842 gene encoding XIAP-associated factor 1, translated as MALASDETTRICNHCDRPIPSSNIDLHYAHCVRNLEKCKVCGDMVPKKHAQEHFLNTHAPVACSLCSETMEREILAIHKGENCPQRIVTCEFCEFPLPAIDLAEHQEVCGNRTELCHLCNRYIRLRERYNHESRCSGVAENVGSSRDVRAAEREQGAQRRQPPEYSRRRLLFTIAITGIAVLLGSLFFQKKTETSQVH; from the exons ATGGCACTTGCTTCGGACGAAACCACGCGCATATGCAATCACTG TGACAGGCCCATACCTTCTTCAAATATTGATTTGCATTATGCCCATTGCGTCCGGAATCTAGAAAAATGTAAAGTTTGTGGTGATATGGTTCCAAAAAAGCATGCTCAGGAACATTTCTTAAACACCCATGCTCCG GTGGCCTGTTCGCTGTGCAGTGAGACAATGGAACGTGAAATTCTAGCTATCCATAAAGGTGAAAATTGCCCCCAGAGGATTGTTACTTGTGAGTTCTGCGAGTTTCCATTGCCTGCTATTGATCTGGCTGAGCATCAG GAAGTCTGTGGGAACCGGACAGAGCTGTGTCATCTGTGTAACAGATACATTAGACTGAGAGAAAGATATAACCATGAAAGTAGGTGTAGTGGTGTTGCAGAAAATGTGGGATCTTCCAG GGATGTGAGGGCTGCTGAAAGGGAGCAAGGTGCTCAGAGAAGGCAGCCACCTGAATATTCACGGAGAAGACTTCTCTTCACCATTGCAATAACAGGCATTGCTGTTCTATTAGGATCACTTTTTTTCCAGAAGAAGACAGAGACCAGTCAGGTGCATTAG